A single Lycorma delicatula isolate Av1 chromosome 12, ASM4794821v1, whole genome shotgun sequence DNA region contains:
- the LOC142332752 gene encoding uncharacterized protein LOC142332752: MSHDLVSELVIEQRANLLIIMEPNKYLAARSGWMVDTNGDVAIMDVSGRIAWRLTSRSGGMLAVESDSTLAIGAYVSPNCDIHEFTRRLDIIQGVVNNARKVIILGDFNSKAIAAGSAYTNRRSEILTDMMGAISCHCVNDGTPTYEARGHSSVLDLTIIDDRWNREHWDWRVLPHDVASDHHAPMIP, from the coding sequence ATGTCTCATGATTTGGTTAGTGAACTGGTCATAGAGCAAAGGGCTAATTTACTGATAATCATGGAGCCGAACAAGTACCTTGCTGCTAGATCAGGCTGGATGGTGGATACAAATGGTGACGTGGCAATTATGGATGTAAGTGGCAGGATAGCATGGAGATTGACGTCCAGATCTGGAGGCATGTTGGCGGTGGAGTCGGATTCAACACTAGCGATTGGTGCCTATGTGTCTCCAAACTGTGACATACATGAATTTACTAGAAGACTAGACATAATACAAGGAGTAGTAAATAACGCTAGGAAAGTCATTATTCTAGGTGATTTCAATAGTAAAGCGATTGCAGCAGGGAGTGCATACACCAATCGCAGAAGTGAGATCCTTACGGATATGATGGGGGCAATTAGCTgtcattgtgtaaatgatggcaCCCCTACATATGAGGCGAGAGGACACTCGTCAGTCTTGGACTTAACAATTATAGACGATAGATGGAATAGGGAACACTGGGATTGGCGAGTGTTACCACATGATGTGGCGAGTGACCATCATGCCCCTATGATACCATAA